From Thermodesulfobacteriota bacterium:
ACTAACGACAACTTAAGTACGGACCTGGTCTTATTTTCTCCTATTATAATTGGGATAGTCTCTTTGCCTACGATTCTGTCCCCCTGGATGTCCATAATGTCAAATAGAGCCGACCGAACAAATACCAAGATAACGACAAATAAAAAGGCTATCCAAGTAGAAAAACTAATTCCTTGGTTAACGGACAGAGCAGGTAAAATTGAAATAACAGTCCCCCACGCAAGTGCTACAAATGCAGTTTTTGAGCCTGGTATATCCTTTAACTTTTTGTATTGAAAGATATTCCACAGGCTTTTGGGAATTATTTTAATGCCATATATCAATCCTAGAAGAGAGATGGTTATGAGGAAAACAAAAGCCTTTCCTCCCATCTTAAATGAGAGAAAAAGGAAGGTAAATGCAGAGAGTATGATAAGGGCAACAAAGATTCCAGCATGTCTTTCGTAAAACTCTGCCCTGGCAGGATCGTTATACCTCGCGGCATCCCTGTCCGTAAAATAATAGAGGATGTGCATAGAGAATACATAGGAACTGGCAATAAGAAAATAGGATAGCCTTGGGGTAATCCCCTGGAGTAAACAGCTAACGTAACTGAGACAACCAGCACCAAAGGCAACATATATGTTGCTCTTCACAAGAAATCCCAGAGAATTTGACCAGAGCCTCGAAAAGACTGAACTCCGCCTCTTTTGAAGACTTTCTATCCTGTCAACTACCCTGTTTATCATCCAGTTTGGTGTGGATGCCCCTGCTGTAACTCCTATGTTATGGCAATCTGTGAGCTTTTTCGGATCAATGTCTTCTTCAGTCTCTACATGTAGGGTTTGGGTGCCAGTGGATTCTGATATCTCTGCTAATCTCCGGGTGTTACCGCTGTTTCGTCCCCCGATGACCACCATACCATCTACCTTCTTTGCCAGATGGATTGCCTCTTTTTGCCTTTTTGAGGTAGAATCACATACGGTATTGAATACTATAACTTCAGGAAACCTCTCCCGGATCTTCTCAGAAATCTCTGTGAATTTTGAGGTGTCCTGGGTTGTCTGAGCTACAACACAGACCTTTTCCATATCCGCCGGTAGCTGATCAACCTCTTCTATACTACTTATTACCATTCCCTTATCTAAAGAGAATCCCAGAAGTCCGATTACTTCCGGGTGTTCTTTATCTCCTACAATAACTATATGGTATCCCTCTTTTGCCTGCCTTTTTATTATAGATTGAACTTTTATTACCCTGGGACAGGTGGCATCTAGGATATTCAACCCTTTCTCTTTAATTTGTGCCTGCTCTTCAGGGCCAATTCCGTGTGCCCTTATGACTACAGTCCCTGACAACGTTCCATTTAATCCATTAAGAGCCTTTATACCTTTGCTCTCAAGCATCTCAATGGCCTGAGGGTTATGTACCAGGGGACCATAGGTATATACATTGTCTTTCCCGTTTATGGCATCTAATGCAATATCTATAGCTCTCCTGACACCCATGCAGAAGCCCGCGGTCTTGGCAAGTCTTACAGGCATTTTTCTTTCCTTAGCAAATAAATACGCATACACTAATGTCATTTCGAGCGAAACGAGAAATCTTAATGCACACAAAATGTTAGAAGATATCTCCCTTTGGTCGATATGACATTGAATTTAGTTGATATTGGGCGTACTAATTAAGTATATGAAAAACTCTTTATTTCCATCGGCTCCCAATATAGGGGACTCAATAAGTCCTAGCACCTTTAGATCATGAAACAAAGCGAATCCTTTTATCTTTTCAATTACCTGCCTGTGGTTTTCAGGGTCCTTAACTATTCCGCCTTTACCTACTTCACCCTTTTCTACTTCAAATTGGGGTTTAATCAGGGCTATTATATATCCTTCTTTTCCTATTAGTTCCCTAACCTTGGGTAAGACCTTGGTGAGGGATATGAATGAGATGTCTATTACAGCGAGATCAGCTTTTTCACCGACCTCTTCTGGGTCTATATAACGGATATTCCTGCGTTCCAGAGTGACCACCCGCGGATCCTGTCTTATTCTCCATGCGAGCTGTCCGTAGCCTACATCAATAGCATAGACTTTTCTGGCTCCCCTTTGCAATAGACAATCACTGAATCCCCCGGTAGAAGCGCCTATATCAAGGGCTACCTTGTCCTTTACCTCCAGCTTAAATTCATCCAGGGCATAGGCTAACTTTACCCCCCCACGACTTACGTAGGGTATATCGTTCTCTTTTAATTTCAGGGAAGAATCAGCAGGTACTTTTGTACCTGCCTTATCAACCCTGATACCATTTACAATGACCTTCCCCTCCAAAATCAGGGCACTTGCCCTTTCACGGCTCTGGACTAAGCCTCGATCAACCAATAGTTTGTCAACGCGTTCTTTCTTCTTTGTCACCATCCCTCTGGCTAATCACCCTTTGTGGGTGCCACCTTATCTCTCAATACCGCCTGTGCGGCTGCCAGCCTTGCTATCGGAATGCGGTAAGGGGAACAGCTGACATAGTTCAAGCCTGTTTTGTGGCAAAACTCTATTGAACTGGGGTCTCCACCGTGTTCTCCACATATGCCTACTTTTAAAGATGGTTTTTCACCTCTACCCTTCTGTACACCTATCTCAACTAACTTTCCAACCCCGCCCTGATCCAATTGTTGAAACGGATCCTTCTCCAGTATACCTTCCTTGATATAGGAGGGCAGGAATTTACCTGCGTCATCTCTGCTCAATCCAAAGGTCATCTGGGTTAGGTCATTGGTGCCGAAGGAGAAGAACTCCGCAACCTGGGCTATCTCGTCCGCTGTGATAGCGGCTCTGGGTAGTTCTATCATGGTTCCTACCAGGTAGTCTATCTTCATATTATATGCCCCCATCACCTCTTTTGCAACCCTGTCCACTACCTCTTTCTGCATCATCAATTCCCTTACGTGTCCTACAAGTGGAATCATTACTTCAGGAACAACCCTGATACCCTCTTTTGCCACCTGACACGCCGCTTCAAATATTGCCCTTGCCTGCATCTCAGTAATCTCCGGATAGACTATGCCAAGGCGGCACCCCCTATGACCAAGCATGGGATTGGTCTCATGCAGGTTTTCTATCTTGGAGGTCAGCTTTTTTTTGGACACCCCCATTTTTTTTGCCAGCGTATCGACGTCTTTCGGATTTCCAGGAAGGAATTCATGAAGGGGAGGATCAAGGGTTCGGATGGTAACCGGCATCCCGTTCATCAGCCTGAAGATACTCACAAAGTCTTCCTTCTGCATTGGCATCAGTTTTGCCAAGGCATTTTCCCTTCCTGCCCTGTCATCGGCCAGGATCATTTCTCGGACTGAATCTATACGGTCTCCTTCAAAGAACATATGTTCGGTTCTGCAAAGTCCTATACCCTCAGCGCCAAGACTTATGGCAATGCTAACTTGGTCGGGTTTATCGGCATTGGTTCTTATCCCTAAAGTTCTAATCTTATCAGCCCAGGACATTATCTCTGTATATATCTGATGTGTCTGTGAATCTTCTGGCTTCAAAGTTTTATCTATCAGTACCTGTAGAGTTTCTGAGGGAGTGGTAGGGATCTTGCCGAGGATAACCTCTCCAAGAGTACCATCAATAGAGATATAGTCTCCCTTTTTTATGGTATTGTTCCCAACTTTCATTTTTTGAGCGGTGTAGTCAATCTCCAATGCTCCACAGCCAGCCACACAAACCTTTCCCATCTGTCTGGCAACCAGGGCAGCATGGGATGTCATTCCACCCCTGGCGGTTAAGATACCCTTGGCTGCATTCATCCCTCTAATATCTTCGGGTGATGTCTCAATCCTCACCAATATAATGTCTTTATCACCTTTTTTGGCAAGTTCTTCTGCTTCTGCAGCGTTGAATACAACCTTACCACAGGCAGCCCCAGGCCCTGCATTCAATCCTTTAGCCAGCAGTCTCCCTTCCTTTATGGCATTTCTCTTTCCTTCTGGGTCGAAGACAGGGCTTAACAGCTGGTTTAACTGTTCAGGCTCTACCCTCATAATCGCCTCTTCTTTTTTGATCAAACCTTCCTTCACCATTTCTACCGCTATACGTAGGGCAGCAAAACCGGTACGTTTCCCGGAACGGGTCTGCAGCATCCAGAGCTTTCCTTTCTGGATGGTAAATTCAATGTCTTGCAAGTCTCTGTAATGCTTCTCGAGTTTATCCCTGATATCGACCAGCTGGCCGTAAATATCAGGCAGTTCTTCTTCCAGAGAAGGAAGAGGACTGTCCCCTTTTTGGATTTTGTTAATAGGTCTTGGAGTACGAATGCCTGCCACCACATCTTCTCCCTGGGCATTCATGAGGTATTCTCCGTAAAATATATTCGTCCCTGTAGATGGATCACGGGTGAATGCTACCCCTGTACCACTGTCATCACCCATATTTCCGAAGACCATTGTCTGTACGTTTACTGCTGTTCCCCAATGTCCGGGTATATTGTTGAGCTCACGATAGGCAATCGCTCTGGGATTATTCCAAGAACCGAATACAGCTCCAATTGCTCCCCACAACTGCTCCATGGGATCCTCTGGGAAGTCAACGCCTAGTCTCTTTTTGATTTCAAGCTTGAACTCTGCTACTAATTCTTTGAGATCAACATGGCTTAGTTCATTATCGAAGGTAACTCCTTTCTCTTCCTTCTTTGCCTCCAGGATAACCTCAAAGGGGTCTCTTTCATCCTTCTCTACTGGTTTAAGGTCTAACACCACATCTCCGTACATCTGTACAAACCTTCGGTAACAGTCATAAGCAAATCTCTCATCATTGGATTGTTTGATAAGACCCTTGACCGTCATATCATTTAATCCTAAATTGAGCACCGTATCCATCATGCCTGGCATAGATACCCGTGCCCCGGACCTTACTGATACCAGAAGTGGATTATCCTCATTGCCAAATTTTGCCCCCATAGCAGTTTCAATCTTGGTTAAATTATCTTCAACCTGAGCCTTTAGCCCTTCAGGATAATTTCCATTATTATCATAGTATGCGGTGCAGACCTCTGTTGTTATGGTAAATCCAGGAGGAACCGGGATACCAAGATTTGCCATCTCTGCCAGATTACATCCTTTGCCACCCAAAAGCTCCTTCATTTTTGCATTGCCTTCAGTTTTACCACTACCAAAAAAATAGACATATTTTTTCACGTGAACATACCTCCTGTATAAATTATCTGCCAGTAAACCTACTTGAGAACCAGCTACTTAAATCCCAAACCTGTATCAAAACTACTCGGTTATAATCTTTGAAAAGTCAGCGATATTTAAAAAAAGCCCCGAAATTTCAGCAAGTATAGCGAGCCTGTTTTTCCTTGTTTTCTCATCTTCCACCATAACCATGACGTTATCGAAAAAATCATCCACAGGTTTTCTGAGTTGAACCATTTTGATCAAAGCCTCAAGGTATCTCTTTTTAGAAATCAGTTCCACCACGTATTCTTCGATCTCTTTATATGCCTCAAAGAGAGTGTCTTCCATAGAATCTTGGAACAGGGATGGAAAGACATCTCCCCCTGGAGAGGATTGGCTTAAGATATTGGAAGCCCTTTTAAAGGCTATTGCCAGAGGTTTAAAATCAGGCTGGTTCTTCAACTCCTGTAAGGCTTTTATCCTTTCAAAAGAATCAGCCAGATCGTCAAAATACAACGATAGAACCGCATCTATTATGTCGTAAGAGTATCCCTGACTCGTTAACTGGTATTGAAGACGGAGCCTGAAGAACTCCAGGACTCCCTCTTTAACCATAACGGGATCCCTGGATATCTTACCATTCAAATATTCTATATTTATTTCAATTAATTTCTTAAGTGAGATGGGATATCTTTTATCCAGGATGATGTTAACGATCCCCAATGCCTGACGTCTTAAGGCATAGGGATCAGATGTGCCTGTCGGAATCAGTCCTACCCCAAAACACCCTACCACCGTATCTAACTTATCGGCTATGCTAACGAATGCCCCTGCATGGGTAGAGGGGAGGATGTCCCCTGAGAATCTGGGGAGATAATGCTCATAGATGGCAGTTGCTACCTCCACGTCTTCACCCGAAAGCAAGGCATATTCCCTGCCCATAATTCCCTGAAGTTTTGGAAACTCTCCAACCATTCCGGAAGTCAGGTCGGCTTTACAGAGAATGGCGGCCTTTTTCGATATCTCTTTGAGTTCAGGCTTGATCTCCAATGCCAGGCATTCGGCCATCTTTTGGAACCTCATGACCTTTTCATAAAAGGTTCCCAGTTCTGATTGAAAAACTACCTCCTTTAAATGGTAAACCCTCTCCGGGAAAGGTATCTTTTGGTCTTCTTTGAAGAAAAACCTGGCATCAGATAGCCTGGCCTTCAAAACCCTCTCGTTTCCACTGACAACTATTCCATGGTCTTTTGCCAACGTATTGTTAACAGCAATGAAGTATGGTAACAACCTGTCAGCATCATCGACTACGGAAAAATACTTCTGATGTTCCCTCATACTGGATATCATGACCTCTCTGGGCAGATTCAGAAACCTCTCTTCAAATCTTCCCAATGTTGCTGTCGGATATTCCAGCAGATAGGTTACATCATCCAGCAGCTCATCATCCTCTAATACCTTTCCTGACACCGCTTTTGCAGCCTGAGAGATTATCTCTTTTATTTTATCTTTCCTCTCGATTGGATCGATAATAACATAGGCATCTCTGAGATGCTTGATATAATGGTTAAAGTCTTGTACCTTAAATTGATCTGGGCTCATAAAACGGTGACCAAAGGAATGGTCTCCGCTTTCAATATTATACATCTTAAAAGGAACTATCTCCCCATTAAATATACACAGAATCCAGTGGATGGGGCGAGCGAACCTTATTGACGAATCTCCCCATCTCATGGACTTGGGGAAGGGGATAGACGCAATGAACCTTGGCAGGATGGAGGATAGAACCCTTTTTGTATCATTGCCAGTCTCCTTTTTTCTGACTGCCAGGTATTCTCCCTTGAGGGTGCTTACCTGCTGGAGATCACTTGGGTTTATCCCCTGTGCCCGTGCAAAACCTATGGCTGCCTTTGTTGGATTCCCGTTTTGATCAAGGGCAACTTTTTTTGACGGACCTATAATCTCTATATAGGTATCCTCCTGTTTATCTGACATATGGTCAATATAAAGTACCAGTCTCCTGGGAGTCCCCAAAGTTTTTATCTGTCCGAATCCAATTCTAAGGTTCTTAAGCTCCTTTTCAATGAGTTCCTTCATATCCTTCAATGCGTTGGGTACAAACCCTGATGGAATCTCCTCTGTCCCTATTTCTAAGAGTAACTCTTTTGCCATAGTACTATCCTAATTAATCTTCAAGCAGTGGGAAGCCCATCTCTTCCCTTTGCTTAAGATACCCCTTTGCACATAATCCTGCAAGGTTTCTCACCCTGCCTATGAAACTCGTTCTTTCAGTGACACTTATAGCCTTTCTTGCATCCAGCAGGTTAAAGGTATGAGAACACTTTAAACAGTATTCATAAGCCGGTAATACCAAGCCCTTATTAATCAATTCTAAAGATTCTTTCTCATACATGTTAAACAGATTAAACAACATAGCCACATCAGCCAGCTCAAAATTATAGACAGAGAATTCTACCTCACTTTGATGATGTATATCCCCGTATTTTATCTTCCTTGCCCATTTAAGATCAAATACATTGTCTATGCCCTGGAGGTACATAGCAATCCTTTCAAGTCCATATGTCAGCTCAACAGAAACAGGATTGAGGTCTATGCCGCCAGCCTGCTGAAAATAGGTGAACTGGGTTATTTCCATCCCATCCAGCCAAACCTCCCAGCCCAAACCCCAGGCACCAAGGGTAGGAGACTCCCAATCATCTTCAACAAACCTTATATCATGGGCTAACAGGTCTATGCCAAGTTCTTCTAAACTATTCAGGTAGATATTCTGAATATCCATTGGGGAAGGTTTCATTATTACCTGAAATTGATAGTAATGCTGAAGACGGTTTGGATTTTCTCCATACCTGCCGTCGGTAGGCCGGCGGGAGGGTTCAACGTATGCCACATTCCATGGCTCAGGGCCCAGAACCCGAAGAAATGTGGCGGGGTTGAATGTTCCGGCACCAACCTCAATACCATAGGGTTGCTGAATGACGCAACCCCTGTCAGACCAGAACCTTTGAAGTGATAGTATAATATCTTGGAAATTCATAATGTTGTGTTACCCGGACTTATGAAGACATTTGAAAAATCCCTAATTTGTCATTGCGAACGAAGTGCAGCAATCCCTCTCCTGCCTATGAGATTGCTTCGCCCCGACTTGTCGGGGCGAAGCAATGATTGAAAGCGAATTCTTAGCACCTCTCTTATGGTCAACAACTAAGTAAGTAGCAGGCAAAAATAAAAGCCCTGCGGGCTATTTTTGCTTCTCAGTAACGTATTATAGTGAAGGACTTAAATAAGTTGACATCCACCATTTGTCATTGCGAACCCCGACAAGTCGGGGTGAAGCAATCTCTTGGGATTGCCACGTCCCCTTCACTTCATTCAGGGCTTTGGCTCACTCGCTCCTCGCAATGACTACTTTTCGAGGTCGTTCACTATTAGTATCCGTAAAAAAGAGTTATGATTTGGACAAGGCTGTTTAGAAAACCTAAAAGGAATTTTGCCAGACAGCGCTTTTAGACTGAAATATTTAAATCATTCATCTTTTTATATAAAGTATTCCTGTTAATCCCTAAAAAACGAGCTGCCTCATACTTTATGTTCTTCGTCCTCTTAAGTGCCAATTTTATTAATATCTTCTCTACGTTGGATATAATGTCGTCATATAATCTTCTTTTGCCTTCAGTCGTTACGTCCATTACTGTTATTATCTCATCCAGTTTCTTCTCTAAAACCTTTTCTATAGAGAGTTGTTTTTGTGGATTTGTTCTTAACTCATGTCTATCTATGGTGTTAACATCCTTTAGTTTTTCCAGCTCAAGACGCAGGTATTTGTTCTCTCTAATGAGATCTTTCTTTTCCTTTTCTGCTGTATAGTAAATATTTATTGTTTGTGCAATAATAGATGTAATGCTGTTTAGTAAAATTAAATCCTCATTAAATTCTACACTATCATCAAAAAGGCGATCTACTATAAGTACCCCCATAGCCATGCCTTCGATCTTCATTGGTACGCATAAATAGGAGATATCCTGCTTCTTTATGTCAGATATCTTTGAACTGTCCAAAAACAAAGGAGGGCCACCTAAACTGGAAATAGCTGCGGGTAGTCCACTTTCAAAAACCTTTTTGTGAATGTCCCCATCTTCTATCCCTTGTTTGTTAGGGCCATAGACAACTTCCATAATCAGTTCCTTTGTCTCGGAATCCAACAGTATCAAAGAACCCTGGCTCATGGTCAGACGTGAAGCAAGGATATTCATTACGTTACTGAGGGAGCTCTTTAGATCCAGTGATGAGCCTAAAGCCTTATTTATTTCTAATAAGGTGTTTATTTTTAAGGTCTCTTGAAAGTTTTCTTGATTCTCTTTGGACAAATCTTTCATTCTTTTTCTCCCTTAGTTTTTACCTATTATATAATCACCACTTTTCCCCCCGCTTTTTTTGAGTAGCTTTATATCTGAAATGACCATCCCGCGATCTTTGGATTTACACATATCATAGATAGTTAAAGCTGCTACTGACACGGCAATAAGTGCCTCCATCTCTACCCCTGTTTTACTAACAACCTTTACCCTTGATTCGATTCCGATTTTGCTTTCTCCTGAATCTGGATGAAAACGAATGTCAACAGTGGTAATATTTATGGGATGACACATTGGAATCAAATCACTGGTCTTTTTTGCTGCCATTATGCCCGCTATTTTAGCAACCTCTAAGACATCCCCCTTCTTGATCTCCCTTTTGGCTATCATTCGGAAGGTCTCTGGTTTCATTGCTATTATGCCAGAGGCAATCGCTTCGCGCCTCGTGACAGCCTTCTCAGTAATATCTACCATCTTGGCTCTTCCTTTATTGTCAAAATGGGTTAATTGGAGCATTCCTCTCTCCAGAAGTTCTAAAATTTTTTAAATAGTGTTAAAAGCTGTTTTTATCTCCTGAATTATCCCGGATAAAAAGAGTGAACTATAATGAACCGAAAAAGAAAATTGAGGAGGCCCGACCCCATCCTACCAGGGCCATAGTGAACAAAAGAAAAGATTAAATGTGATGCCAACATAGTAGATAGTAAGGTGGGATGAGAGTGTAATTTCTAATCTTACCAACGCTGTGATTAACGAAGCCCTTAGTTAAAAAACTGCAGTTATTTTTATATTAAAAGTTTTTTTTAGTCAAGGCTAAAAATTTAAAATTATCTCAAAGTTGTCATAAGTAACTTTTTTATAAGACTAAAATTTATTTTTCTTTTATGTACTCTTTGAATAATCAAAAGGTTGGCTTGGCATTTATAAAATAAGTACGAGGAAATAATCATTGACAGTTATAATAAAAAACTCTATTCTTATCAGTATGTTAGTTTGTGAAACCAATATCATAGGATAAAAGGATGTTTGGGATTGGAATTCCGGAATTGATAGTAATCTTTATAGTTGCTTTGATATTTATAGGCCCAAAGAAATTGCCTGATCTCGCCAGGGCATTAGCAAAAGGGTTAACAGAGTTTAAAAAGGCTGCCGAAGAGGTTAAACAGGAGTTGGATATTGGGGGGGAGCTAACTAATCAAAAAGAGGAATTGTTGAAAGACTATAAAGAAGTAGTAAGAAATGTTACGGAAACGATGGGCACGATGGGGTTAGAAGAAACAGAATACAAGAAAGGAACCTTGGAAGTTCAGGCAGTAAAGAAAGAAAAAAGTGACTGAAGAGAATAAAGAGGAGAGAGAAGATAGGGAGCTAAGTGCTGATGAAAAGCTCCCTTTTACTTCTCATCTTGAAGAGTTAAGAAGAAGATTGATCATCTGTTTTATTACGGTAGGTGTTGGGTTTGCTGCCTCTTATGTCTTCTCAAAGGAGATATTCAATATTTTAATGAAACCTCTACTCGATGTAATGCCACCTGGAGGGACATTAATATTTACTGGATTAACAGAAGCCTTTTTCACTTACCTAAAAGTGTCGTTGTTGGCCGGTATTTTTATTGCTAGCCCGGTCCTTCTCTATCAGATTTGGTCTTTTATTTCCCCAGGACTTTATAAGAGAGAGAAGAGGTGTGTCTTTCCTTTTGTTGTCTTTTCAACCGGTTTTTTTATTGGTGGTTCATTGTTTGGTTATTTTGTGGTCTTTCCTTCCGGCTTTAAATACCTTATGAGCTTTGCTACTGAAGCTATACGACCATTACCCTCTGTGAAGGAATATCTCTCTCTCTCTACAAGGTTGCTTTTTGCCTTCGGGATTGTATTTGAACTGCCTCTCTTTATCTTTTTTTTAACAAAGATTGGGGTAGTTGATGCCAAGATGCTGTCCTCTAAAAGGAGATATTCCATTGTAATCATCTTTATTGTTTCTGCAATACTTACTCCTACCCCAGATGCAATAACCCAGTTGATGATGGCAGTTCCTCTTCTGCTGTTATACGAATTGAGTATATGGGTAGCCAAGGTGTTTGGGAGAAAATCCTGAGCGGTCCACTTTTGACGAAGCCGTCACTTTTTTATCCAGAGCCTGTTGAATTCTCTCTCGAAAAGCTCGGCTACTCTGGTAGATGGTATGATTAGCAAATTTTCGTAATTCCAGTTTTCTGCTGAAGTTGTCCAGTTATAGGATCCGGTAATGACTACCTTCCCATCAATGACGGCAAATTTATTGTGCATCGAGCCGGTCTCATCGCCCAGATTATTTCTATTGGGTCCCTT
This genomic window contains:
- the tatB gene encoding Sec-independent protein translocase protein TatB, whose translation is MFGIGIPELIVIFIVALIFIGPKKLPDLARALAKGLTEFKKAAEEVKQELDIGGELTNQKEELLKDYKEVVRNVTETMGTMGLEETEYKKGTLEVQAVKKEKSD
- the ppdK gene encoding pyruvate, phosphate dikinase; translation: MKKYVYFFGSGKTEGNAKMKELLGGKGCNLAEMANLGIPVPPGFTITTEVCTAYYDNNGNYPEGLKAQVEDNLTKIETAMGAKFGNEDNPLLVSVRSGARVSMPGMMDTVLNLGLNDMTVKGLIKQSNDERFAYDCYRRFVQMYGDVVLDLKPVEKDERDPFEVILEAKKEEKGVTFDNELSHVDLKELVAEFKLEIKKRLGVDFPEDPMEQLWGAIGAVFGSWNNPRAIAYRELNNIPGHWGTAVNVQTMVFGNMGDDSGTGVAFTRDPSTGTNIFYGEYLMNAQGEDVVAGIRTPRPINKIQKGDSPLPSLEEELPDIYGQLVDIRDKLEKHYRDLQDIEFTIQKGKLWMLQTRSGKRTGFAALRIAVEMVKEGLIKKEEAIMRVEPEQLNQLLSPVFDPEGKRNAIKEGRLLAKGLNAGPGAACGKVVFNAAEAEELAKKGDKDIILVRIETSPEDIRGMNAAKGILTARGGMTSHAALVARQMGKVCVAGCGALEIDYTAQKMKVGNNTIKKGDYISIDGTLGEVILGKIPTTPSETLQVLIDKTLKPEDSQTHQIYTEIMSWADKIRTLGIRTNADKPDQVSIAISLGAEGIGLCRTEHMFFEGDRIDSVREMILADDRAGRENALAKLMPMQKEDFVSIFRLMNGMPVTIRTLDPPLHEFLPGNPKDVDTLAKKMGVSKKKLTSKIENLHETNPMLGHRGCRLGIVYPEITEMQARAIFEAACQVAKEGIRVVPEVMIPLVGHVRELMMQKEVVDRVAKEVMGAYNMKIDYLVGTMIELPRAAITADEIAQVAEFFSFGTNDLTQMTFGLSRDDAGKFLPSYIKEGILEKDPFQQLDQGGVGKLVEIGVQKGRGEKPSLKVGICGEHGGDPSSIEFCHKTGLNYVSCSPYRIPIARLAAAQAVLRDKVAPTKGD
- a CDS encoding TlyA family RNA methyltransferase, whose product is MVTKKKERVDKLLVDRGLVQSRERASALILEGKVIVNGIRVDKAGTKVPADSSLKLKENDIPYVSRGGVKLAYALDEFKLEVKDKVALDIGASTGGFSDCLLQRGARKVYAIDVGYGQLAWRIRQDPRVVTLERRNIRYIDPEEVGEKADLAVIDISFISLTKVLPKVRELIGKEGYIIALIKPQFEVEKGEVGKGGIVKDPENHRQVIEKIKGFALFHDLKVLGLIESPILGADGNKEFFIYLISTPNIN
- the moaC gene encoding cyclic pyranopterin monophosphate synthase MoaC — encoded protein: MLQLTHFDNKGRAKMVDITEKAVTRREAIASGIIAMKPETFRMIAKREIKKGDVLEVAKIAGIMAAKKTSDLIPMCHPINITTVDIRFHPDSGESKIGIESRVKVVSKTGVEMEALIAVSVAALTIYDMCKSKDRGMVISDIKLLKKSGGKSGDYIIGKN
- the glyS gene encoding glycine--tRNA ligase subunit beta encodes the protein MAKELLLEIGTEEIPSGFVPNALKDMKELIEKELKNLRIGFGQIKTLGTPRRLVLYIDHMSDKQEDTYIEIIGPSKKVALDQNGNPTKAAIGFARAQGINPSDLQQVSTLKGEYLAVRKKETGNDTKRVLSSILPRFIASIPFPKSMRWGDSSIRFARPIHWILCIFNGEIVPFKMYNIESGDHSFGHRFMSPDQFKVQDFNHYIKHLRDAYVIIDPIERKDKIKEIISQAAKAVSGKVLEDDELLDDVTYLLEYPTATLGRFEERFLNLPREVMISSMREHQKYFSVVDDADRLLPYFIAVNNTLAKDHGIVVSGNERVLKARLSDARFFFKEDQKIPFPERVYHLKEVVFQSELGTFYEKVMRFQKMAECLALEIKPELKEISKKAAILCKADLTSGMVGEFPKLQGIMGREYALLSGEDVEVATAIYEHYLPRFSGDILPSTHAGAFVSIADKLDTVVGCFGVGLIPTGTSDPYALRRQALGIVNIILDKRYPISLKKLIEINIEYLNGKISRDPVMVKEGVLEFFRLRLQYQLTSQGYSYDIIDAVLSLYFDDLADSFERIKALQELKNQPDFKPLAIAFKRASNILSQSSPGGDVFPSLFQDSMEDTLFEAYKEIEEYVVELISKKRYLEALIKMVQLRKPVDDFFDNVMVMVEDEKTRKNRLAILAEISGLFLNIADFSKIITE
- the ispH gene encoding 4-hydroxy-3-methylbut-2-enyl diphosphate reductase, whose product is MPVRLAKTAGFCMGVRRAIDIALDAINGKDNVYTYGPLVHNPQAIEMLESKGIKALNGLNGTLSGTVVIRAHGIGPEEQAQIKEKGLNILDATCPRVIKVQSIIKRQAKEGYHIVIVGDKEHPEVIGLLGFSLDKGMVISSIEEVDQLPADMEKVCVVAQTTQDTSKFTEISEKIRERFPEVIVFNTVCDSTSKRQKEAIHLAKKVDGMVVIGGRNSGNTRRLAEISESTGTQTLHVETEEDIDPKKLTDCHNIGVTAGASTPNWMINRVVDRIESLQKRRSSVFSRLWSNSLGFLVKSNIYVAFGAGCLSYVSCLLQGITPRLSYFLIASSYVFSMHILYYFTDRDAARYNDPARAEFYERHAGIFVALIILSAFTFLFLSFKMGGKAFVFLITISLLGLIYGIKIIPKSLWNIFQYKKLKDIPGSKTAFVALAWGTVISILPALSVNQGISFSTWIAFLFVVILVFVRSALFDIMDIQGDRIVGKETIPIIIGENKTRSVLKLSLVILSIILLSSSLSGVIPSLGYLLLACVIYAYSYTLIYERKTISHGVLLEGMVESNFVLGWLVSLIWLFSLSYNNPPTLSP
- the glyQ gene encoding glycine--tRNA ligase subunit alpha — protein: MNFQDIILSLQRFWSDRGCVIQQPYGIEVGAGTFNPATFLRVLGPEPWNVAYVEPSRRPTDGRYGENPNRLQHYYQFQVIMKPSPMDIQNIYLNSLEELGIDLLAHDIRFVEDDWESPTLGAWGLGWEVWLDGMEITQFTYFQQAGGIDLNPVSVELTYGLERIAMYLQGIDNVFDLKWARKIKYGDIHHQSEVEFSVYNFELADVAMLFNLFNMYEKESLELINKGLVLPAYEYCLKCSHTFNLLDARKAISVTERTSFIGRVRNLAGLCAKGYLKQREEMGFPLLED
- a CDS encoding helix-turn-helix domain-containing protein, giving the protein MKDLSKENQENFQETLKINTLLEINKALGSSLDLKSSLSNVMNILASRLTMSQGSLILLDSETKELIMEVVYGPNKQGIEDGDIHKKVFESGLPAAISSLGGPPLFLDSSKISDIKKQDISYLCVPMKIEGMAMGVLIVDRLFDDSVEFNEDLILLNSITSIIAQTINIYYTAEKEKKDLIRENKYLRLELEKLKDVNTIDRHELRTNPQKQLSIEKVLEKKLDEIITVMDVTTEGKRRLYDDIISNVEKILIKLALKRTKNIKYEAARFLGINRNTLYKKMNDLNISV
- the tatC gene encoding twin-arginine translocase subunit TatC, translating into MTEENKEEREDRELSADEKLPFTSHLEELRRRLIICFITVGVGFAASYVFSKEIFNILMKPLLDVMPPGGTLIFTGLTEAFFTYLKVSLLAGIFIASPVLLYQIWSFISPGLYKREKRCVFPFVVFSTGFFIGGSLFGYFVVFPSGFKYLMSFATEAIRPLPSVKEYLSLSTRLLFAFGIVFELPLFIFFLTKIGVVDAKMLSSKRRYSIVIIFIVSAILTPTPDAITQLMMAVPLLLLYELSIWVAKVFGRKS